One window of Catonella massiliensis genomic DNA carries:
- a CDS encoding signal peptidase II: MFSIISGVGAFLVDQFLKGQVEKDKIETGKQYFGDLITIKKSVNKGLIMNNLEEKPRWVLSWVSAMFGMTAYIYLLTLGKKHRKIKRLGLALMVGAAASNLYDRITKGGVTDYFVIKGIPKIVFNLSDLVIILGAVISVLGEIVGDDD, from the coding sequence ATGTTTTCAATAATTTCGGGAGTAGGGGCATTTTTAGTAGATCAGTTCTTAAAGGGACAGGTTGAAAAGGATAAGATAGAGACAGGAAAGCAGTATTTTGGAGACCTTATTACTATCAAGAAGTCAGTAAATAAGGGACTCATTATGAACAACCTTGAAGAAAAACCAAGATGGGTGCTTTCCTGGGTGTCTGCAATGTTTGGTATGACTGCTTATATATATCTGCTTACCCTTGGCAAGAAGCATAGAAAGATAAAGAGACTTGGTTTAGCCCTTATGGTAGGTGCAGCAGCCTCCAATCTCTATGACAGAATCACAAAGGGCGGTGTCACTGATTATTTTGTAATCAAGGGCATACCTAAGATAGTATTTAATCTTTCTGATTTGGTGATTATCCTTGGTGCTGTGATATCGGTGCTTGGTGAGATAGTAGGGGATGATGATTAG
- a CDS encoding ATP-binding protein has protein sequence MYIEELIDKAYLEDKTIEYKGIIAEGKDKNGKALEVGWLKTLVAFANTDGGKLIIGVENKTHKVVALDRNKADNIVLMLHRLIREKIDPIIDYEITSIPVNDTVPIRFVLCVQVNANKNLPVALHDNGLLGIYVRNYGRTDIASQEQIRDMVLMSDNTPFDTMLTDEIYHKKDFSKMFKLISDNGDSVEDKELISKNIISAEKKLSRGMLLFKDNCNDIRTKLVATQWPGITKGSSVVIASEVYTGNLLEVIKKTIEFIKNHSVNGYKKEIDTRIEYISFPGRAVTEGVVNAVGHRNYYIQGSQIEVNIFKDRLEITSPGALLGVRELHREKNISSIIPRRRNEIICEVLELCKYMEKKGSGFDKIEADYKGRGEEYRPYVSADAQSFTLTLPDLTFSSGVVSESRDNPEVYVETVLEGKNDLKILSFCFGKYRKVSEIASYVGVKPSTFFRKNVISRLAGKGLLLEKKVDNVTMFSSNVNLVKLKDNNI, from the coding sequence ATGTATATAGAAGAGTTAATAGATAAGGCTTATTTAGAAGATAAAACAATAGAATATAAGGGAATTATTGCCGAAGGTAAGGATAAGAATGGGAAGGCTCTAGAAGTAGGCTGGCTAAAGACTCTAGTAGCATTTGCCAATACAGATGGGGGAAAACTAATAATTGGCGTTGAAAATAAAACTCACAAGGTTGTAGCATTAGATAGGAATAAAGCAGATAATATTGTACTGATGTTACATAGACTCATACGTGAAAAAATAGATCCCATTATAGACTATGAAATAACGAGTATACCGGTAAATGATACTGTTCCAATAAGATTTGTGCTATGTGTACAGGTGAATGCTAACAAAAATTTACCTGTAGCACTACACGATAACGGGTTGTTGGGAATATACGTGAGAAATTACGGGAGAACTGATATTGCCTCACAAGAGCAGATAAGAGATATGGTTCTTATGAGCGACAATACACCATTTGATACAATGCTTACAGATGAAATATATCATAAAAAAGATTTTTCAAAAATGTTTAAACTAATATCAGATAATGGAGATAGTGTAGAAGATAAGGAGTTGATATCAAAGAACATAATTTCCGCAGAGAAGAAACTATCTAGAGGAATGTTGTTATTTAAGGATAATTGTAATGATATCAGAACTAAACTTGTGGCAACTCAGTGGCCGGGAATCACAAAGGGCAGTTCTGTTGTTATTGCAAGTGAAGTGTATACAGGCAATCTTTTAGAAGTTATAAAAAAGACAATAGAATTTATAAAAAATCATTCAGTAAATGGATATAAAAAGGAAATTGATACGAGGATAGAATACATATCGTTTCCGGGTAGAGCTGTTACTGAAGGGGTAGTAAATGCTGTTGGGCACAGGAACTATTATATTCAGGGGAGCCAGATAGAGGTAAATATTTTTAAGGACAGACTTGAAATAACATCACCGGGGGCACTTCTTGGAGTTAGAGAGCTACATAGAGAAAAAAACATATCGAGTATTATACCTAGAAGAAGAAATGAAATAATATGTGAAGTTTTGGAACTTTGTAAATATATGGAAAAAAAAGGGTCGGGTTTTGACAAAATAGAAGCCGATTATAAAGGGAGAGGAGAAGAATATAGGCCATATGTTTCTGCAGATGCACAATCATTTACATTGACCTTGCCTGATTTAACTTTCTCGAGTGGAGTTGTAAGTGAGTCAAGAGATAATCCTGAAGTTTATGTAGAAACTGTTTTAGAAGGGAAAAATGACCTTAAAATATTATCTTTTTGTTTTGGGAAATATCGAAAGGTATCTGAAATAGCAAGTTATGTAGGTGTAAAGCCGTCAACCTTTTTTAGAAAAAATGTAATATCGAGATTAGCCGGCAAAGGCCTTCTCCTTGAAAAGAAAGTAGACAACGTAACTATGTTTAGTTCCAATGTGAATTTGGTAAAACTTAAAGATAACAATATTTAG
- a CDS encoding aldolase/citrate lyase family protein: protein MNKKNRLRRTMMFLNAQKPTLLKDPFIYGPDSLIFDLEDAVAPEEKDAARFVLAHALKKVDYHNCEKVVRINGIDTPYWKEDIRCAVFAGCDSIRIPKTESAEGVKEVEAEIIKAEQEAGVELGSTLLMAAIESALGVLNLQEICGASPRLFGVALSAGDYTKDLHTVITGTGVELNGARQQMIITARAMNVQCFDTVYTDLDDMDGLRKETQLIHDMGFDGKSIINPRQIPIVHSVYTPSRKDIIFADKVVKEIDEKRAQGIGVFTVDGKMIDVAFYDGAKRTIALAKAAGVYQEVEND from the coding sequence ATGAATAAAAAAAATCGTTTACGAAGAACGATGATGTTTTTGAATGCACAGAAGCCAACTTTGCTAAAAGATCCTTTTATTTATGGACCGGATTCACTTATCTTTGACTTAGAAGATGCTGTTGCGCCGGAAGAAAAAGACGCGGCTCGATTTGTTCTTGCTCATGCACTTAAAAAAGTTGATTACCATAATTGTGAAAAAGTGGTTCGTATTAATGGAATTGATACTCCATATTGGAAAGAAGATATTCGTTGTGCTGTCTTTGCCGGCTGTGACAGTATTCGTATTCCAAAAACAGAATCTGCAGAGGGCGTAAAGGAGGTTGAAGCAGAGATAATAAAGGCTGAACAGGAAGCTGGGGTTGAATTAGGCAGTACCTTACTTATGGCAGCCATTGAATCAGCGCTGGGTGTGTTAAACTTACAGGAAATATGTGGTGCTTCACCGAGATTATTTGGAGTTGCCTTATCGGCAGGAGATTATACAAAGGATTTGCACACTGTGATTACCGGTACAGGAGTAGAGTTAAACGGTGCAAGGCAGCAGATGATTATAACCGCCAGAGCAATGAATGTACAGTGTTTCGACACCGTATATACGGATTTAGATGACATGGATGGATTAAGAAAAGAAACACAGCTAATACATGATATGGGATTTGATGGAAAGTCAATTATCAACCCCAGACAAATTCCAATTGTTCATTCAGTTTACACACCAAGCAGAAAAGATATTATCTTTGCAGATAAAGTTGTGAAGGAAATCGATGAAAAAAGAGCACAGGGGATTGGAGTGTTTACAGTAGATGGGAAAATGATAGACGTTGCTTTCTATGACGGTGCTAAAAGGACAATAGCACTTGCGAAAGCGGCAGGAGTTTATCAGGAGGTGGAAAATGATTAA
- a CDS encoding DUF4153 domain-containing protein, protein MNEKKFVYRPFLLLLTFVTYVLAYFYPDIMGERSIILHVGGFDFNLRFFIFTLVFIGITEFTAVKYNKARNRESIFWLITLILLSILWCMRTFESESSFSPFLLLFLHCNAAYYVIMRMGVTAEAKTGPMVFFDFLSAFIIIPFSNLGLRVIVFVNAIKNRTFKFNKKKHLPIILTIIATLLLVLFASSLLSDVDSGFAHLMSGIARLLPGFDTLFNNYFFMTMLPRIIITIPVGAFLMGLIGGSAIKNEPEFKKENIVNGLTDYRHIPKFAVITVFAALSTIYIIFFIFQIRTMIPVISSDSFTAPEASRLAVKGFYELIQILMLNFSVFGVFFFFAPDSLIEFKDKRVKFFATLFAATGICFAILDYFKLYLYVASYGFTSRRLVAAWFLLVMFTAAILMLIRLYKRFEGIRYIAVLFIVSFILFAFSEGTIVEITPVMGQIFP, encoded by the coding sequence ATGAATGAGAAAAAATTTGTATATAGACCATTTTTACTGCTGTTAACCTTTGTTACCTACGTTCTTGCCTATTTTTATCCTGATATCATGGGCGAGCGCTCCATCATTCTTCATGTTGGCGGCTTTGACTTTAACCTAAGGTTTTTTATATTTACACTTGTCTTCATTGGAATTACGGAGTTTACCGCTGTAAAATACAATAAAGCAAGAAATAGAGAGAGCATTTTCTGGCTTATTACCCTTATACTGCTTTCCATCCTATGGTGTATGAGAACATTTGAAAGCGAAAGCTCCTTCTCGCCATTTTTGCTCCTCTTTCTTCACTGCAATGCAGCCTACTATGTAATTATGAGGATGGGTGTGACAGCAGAGGCTAAGACCGGTCCTATGGTATTCTTTGACTTCCTCTCCGCCTTTATCATTATACCTTTTTCTAATTTAGGTTTAAGAGTGATTGTCTTTGTAAATGCCATAAAGAACCGCACCTTTAAGTTTAACAAGAAGAAGCATCTGCCTATAATTCTTACAATAATTGCAACATTGTTGCTTGTATTATTTGCTTCCTCCCTGCTTTCTGATGTAGACAGCGGATTTGCTCATTTAATGAGCGGAATTGCCCGCTTGCTGCCGGGATTTGATACTTTGTTTAACAACTATTTCTTTATGACTATGCTGCCAAGAATCATTATTACCATACCTGTAGGAGCCTTTCTTATGGGGCTTATTGGTGGTTCAGCCATCAAAAATGAGCCTGAATTTAAGAAAGAAAATATAGTTAACGGGCTTACAGACTACAGGCACATACCAAAGTTTGCCGTAATTACTGTGTTTGCTGCCCTAAGTACCATTTACATAATATTTTTTATCTTCCAGATTCGTACAATGATTCCGGTTATAAGCTCTGATTCTTTTACCGCTCCCGAGGCCTCAAGGCTTGCAGTAAAAGGCTTTTATGAACTTATTCAGATACTTATGCTTAATTTCTCGGTTTTCGGTGTATTTTTCTTCTTCGCACCTGATAGCCTCATAGAATTTAAGGACAAGCGGGTGAAGTTTTTTGCCACTCTTTTTGCCGCCACAGGTATCTGCTTTGCCATCCTTGATTATTTCAAGCTTTACTTATATGTGGCAAGCTATGGCTTTACATCTAGGAGACTGGTAGCAGCCTGGTTTCTTCTGGTTATGTTCACCGCCGCCATACTTATGCTTATAAGACTGTATAAGAGGTTTGAGGGAATCAGATATATAGCTGTCTTATTCATAGTAAGCTTCATCCTGTTTGCTTTTTCGGAAGGAACTATAGTAGAGATTACTCCTGTTATGGGGCAGATTTTCCCTTGA
- the ahpC gene encoding alkyl hydroperoxide reductase subunit C, producing MSLINKEVSDFTVQAFENNNFKEVSKKDILGKWSVFFFYPADFTFVCPTELEDLQNLYPKFKEVGCDIYSVSTDTHFVHKAWHDSSERISKLTYTMLADPTHVLSKDFEVYIEENGLAERGTFVVNPEGKIVAYEVNAGNVGRNAEELFRKVQALQFVHEHGDEVCPAKWTPGAETLKPSLDLVGQL from the coding sequence ATGTCATTAATTAACAAAGAAGTATCAGATTTTACAGTACAGGCTTTTGAGAATAATAACTTTAAAGAGGTAAGCAAGAAGGACATCTTAGGAAAGTGGAGCGTATTCTTCTTCTACCCAGCTGATTTTACATTTGTTTGCCCTACAGAGCTTGAGGATCTTCAGAACCTTTATCCAAAGTTCAAGGAAGTTGGCTGCGATATCTACAGCGTATCTACAGATACACACTTCGTACACAAGGCATGGCACGACAGCTCAGAGAGAATCTCAAAGCTTACATATACAATGCTTGCAGATCCTACACACGTACTTTCAAAGGATTTTGAGGTATATATCGAGGAGAACGGTCTCGCTGAGAGAGGTACCTTCGTAGTTAATCCTGAAGGAAAGATTGTTGCTTACGAAGTAAACGCAGGTAACGTAGGACGTAATGCTGAGGAGCTTTTCAGAAAAGTTCAGGCTCTTCAGTTCGTACACGAGCACGGCGATGAAGTTTGCCCAGCTAAGTGGACTCCAGGCGCTGAGACATTGAAGCCAAGTCTTGACCTCGTAGGACAGCTTTAA
- a CDS encoding FAD-dependent oxidoreductase: MDNKNLYDVAIIGGGPAGLTAALYLARACYRVIVLEKEKFGGQITITSEVVNYPGIEITDGKTLTEKMRVQAQNFGAEFKLAEVTSINMDNDVKEIETTKGKIHCLGVLLATGAHPRMIGFEGEAEYKGHGVAYCATCDGEFFTGKDIFVIGGGFAAAEESVFLTKYAKHVTILVREEDFTCAKATADETKANKDITVLYNKEVVRVEGDGVLRSITWKDLVSGEETTHKVEDDTFGVFVFAGYEPETSLVKGLAEIDERGYIITDKSQMTTREGLFAAGDVCIKPLRQVVTAVGDGALAATELEKYVVKMHKKTGLVPEQPVREGSATSHNITPASVKPATEDNGNALFTSDMLAQLNAVFGKMESKLVLSLGLDNRDSSNELKHYMEELAKLTDKLSVRLEENVDEKEAPYVKVCREDGSYSGLAFHGIPGGHEFTSFILGLYNVAGPGQQIEDDIKSKIEAVDKEIKIRLMVSLTCTMCPDLVVAAQRIASLNPKVSTEVYDLNHFPDLRDKYQIMSVPCMVINDGKPNFGKKDISQVLDLI; the protein is encoded by the coding sequence ATGGATAACAAGAACTTATATGATGTTGCTATCATTGGAGGAGGTCCTGCAGGACTTACTGCGGCTCTTTACCTTGCAAGAGCCTGCTACAGGGTAATAGTGCTTGAAAAGGAGAAATTTGGTGGACAGATTACTATTACTTCTGAGGTGGTAAACTATCCAGGTATTGAAATCACAGATGGAAAGACACTTACCGAGAAAATGCGTGTACAGGCACAGAACTTTGGAGCGGAGTTTAAGCTTGCCGAGGTAACATCTATAAATATGGATAATGATGTAAAGGAGATAGAGACCACCAAGGGTAAGATTCACTGCCTTGGTGTACTTCTTGCTACAGGTGCACACCCTAGAATGATTGGCTTTGAGGGAGAGGCAGAGTACAAGGGCCATGGCGTGGCTTATTGTGCTACCTGTGATGGTGAGTTCTTTACAGGAAAGGACATCTTTGTAATAGGCGGTGGATTTGCTGCTGCGGAGGAAAGTGTATTCCTTACAAAGTACGCAAAGCATGTAACCATTCTCGTAAGAGAAGAGGACTTTACCTGTGCCAAGGCTACAGCAGATGAGACTAAGGCCAATAAGGATATAACAGTACTTTACAACAAAGAGGTTGTAAGAGTTGAGGGTGACGGAGTACTTAGAAGCATTACCTGGAAGGATTTGGTTTCAGGAGAAGAGACCACCCACAAGGTAGAAGATGATACCTTCGGTGTGTTTGTATTTGCAGGCTATGAACCTGAAACAAGCCTTGTAAAGGGACTTGCAGAGATTGATGAAAGAGGCTACATAATTACAGATAAATCTCAGATGACGACAAGAGAGGGACTTTTTGCAGCGGGAGATGTGTGTATCAAGCCTCTTAGACAGGTAGTAACTGCAGTTGGCGATGGAGCTCTTGCGGCTACCGAGCTTGAAAAATATGTAGTTAAGATGCACAAGAAGACAGGACTTGTTCCTGAACAGCCTGTAAGAGAAGGAAGTGCAACCAGCCACAATATCACTCCTGCAAGCGTAAAGCCGGCCACAGAGGATAATGGCAATGCACTCTTTACATCAGATATGCTGGCTCAGCTAAATGCTGTATTTGGCAAAATGGAGAGTAAACTTGTGCTTAGTCTCGGGCTTGATAACAGAGATTCATCAAATGAGCTGAAACACTATATGGAAGAGCTTGCAAAACTTACAGATAAGCTAAGCGTAAGGCTTGAGGAAAATGTAGATGAAAAAGAAGCCCCTTATGTGAAGGTATGCAGGGAGGATGGAAGCTACTCAGGACTTGCATTCCACGGTATACCGGGAGGACATGAGTTTACCTCCTTCATATTAGGTCTTTACAATGTGGCGGGACCGGGACAGCAGATAGAGGATGACATCAAGTCTAAGATAGAGGCAGTTGACAAGGAGATAAAGATTAGGCTCATGGTCAGCCTTACCTGTACAATGTGTCCTGACCTTGTTGTTGCGGCTCAGAGAATTGCTTCTCTTAATCCTAAGGTAAGTACAGAGGTATATGACCTCAACCACTTCCCAGACCTTCGTGACAAATACCAGATTATGAGTGTGCCTTGTATGGTGATAAATGACGGCAAGCCTAATTTTGGTAAAAAGGATATAAGCCAGGTTCTTGATTTAATTTAA
- a CDS encoding DUF2975 domain-containing protein yields MKDSLISSKKSIILTKFCIIVLMFISVVMMFFGNYLITRFLAMTGGARINISKELSFYIITFISYVLGIIALCTLFCMFRLVSNLEKDRVFTAENIKWLRYISFGCLAAGSLLIIVTVLYDKYFLVLTLAALFMMLIVRVIKNAFEQALAMKEELDLTI; encoded by the coding sequence ATGAAAGATTCACTTATAAGCAGTAAGAAGAGCATAATTCTAACCAAGTTTTGCATAATTGTACTTATGTTTATTTCAGTGGTAATGATGTTCTTTGGCAACTATCTTATAACAAGATTTTTAGCTATGACTGGCGGAGCAAGGATAAATATAAGCAAAGAATTGTCATTTTATATCATCACCTTTATAAGCTATGTTTTGGGCATAATTGCTCTATGTACGCTATTTTGTATGTTCAGGCTGGTTAGCAACCTCGAAAAAGACCGGGTATTTACCGCCGAGAACATAAAGTGGCTAAGGTACATTAGCTTTGGCTGTCTTGCAGCAGGTTCACTTCTAATTATTGTAACTGTACTCTACGACAAGTATTTCCTTGTGCTTACTTTAGCAGCCCTCTTTATGATGCTCATTGTGAGGGTGATTAAAAATGCCTTTGAACAGGCTCTCGCAATGAAGGAAGAACTTGACTTAACCATATAA
- a CDS encoding PadR family transcriptional regulator produces MTFQVTAPLLDACVLGILEKEDFYGYTLTQKVQEVIDISESTLYPVLRRLQKEGELATYDSPVQGRNRRYYRITPEGKEKLKFYKKEWKSYKDGIDRLLRGKLNVDFSFSVNINNGKGDKE; encoded by the coding sequence ATGACTTTTCAGGTAACTGCTCCACTGCTGGACGCCTGTGTGCTGGGTATATTGGAAAAGGAAGACTTTTATGGATACACACTGACACAGAAGGTACAGGAAGTAATAGATATATCTGAATCCACTCTTTACCCGGTACTTAGAAGGCTTCAGAAAGAAGGAGAACTTGCAACTTATGACAGCCCTGTACAGGGAAGAAACCGCAGATACTATAGGATAACACCGGAGGGGAAGGAAAAGCTTAAGTTCTACAAGAAGGAGTGGAAGTCCTATAAAGACGGGATAGACAGACTTCTAAGAGGAAAGCTTAATGTTGATTTTTCATTTTCAGTAAATATCAATAATGGCAAGGGGGATAAAGAGTAA
- a CDS encoding ABC transporter permease: protein MKISDLMKMGLRNLGRRKARTALTVVGIVIGTISIVVMISIGIGMNQSFRENLMQYGSFTVINMEKNQVSIDDKGNYSEKKQKLDDKLIAKLREIPHVKTVSPVITFAAKLKYGVYENTVQVNVMDSDSFEALEFPKLKDNKTYKKSTNRAKIKLWVGAEGFQGFYNPNSTSFQPKTVDPLKDRVTLTINEEESLPRDDKGNLKIQLKDYATDLAVFDTEGYSEYSFGVYMDMGQFLEIYKDFVKQLPADKRRIAEKKLKEYGGIKINADSVENVQDIQDTIKKMGYKSSSMSDYTQQIENFSKTIQMVLGGVGAISMLVAAISIANTMIMSIYERTKEIGVMKVLGCQIVDIKKLFLFEAAMMGLIGGVIGITLSYGASYLLNTFGGALGSALNMMGGGDEGAGGKLSVIPLWLPLLASGFAILIGIISGYYPASRATKISAIEAMKNE, encoded by the coding sequence ATGAAGATTAGTGATCTTATGAAGATGGGCCTTAGGAATCTGGGAAGAAGAAAGGCCAGAACTGCACTTACAGTTGTCGGCATTGTCATAGGAACCATATCTATAGTTGTAATGATATCCATCGGTATAGGCATGAACCAGAGCTTTAGAGAGAATCTTATGCAGTATGGAAGCTTTACCGTTATAAATATGGAAAAGAACCAGGTAAGCATTGATGATAAAGGAAACTACTCTGAAAAGAAGCAGAAGTTAGATGATAAGCTGATAGCAAAGCTAAGAGAGATTCCTCATGTAAAGACAGTGTCGCCTGTTATTACTTTTGCAGCAAAGCTAAAGTATGGAGTATATGAAAACACTGTTCAGGTTAATGTAATGGATTCGGACTCTTTTGAAGCCCTTGAATTTCCTAAGCTAAAAGACAACAAGACATATAAGAAAAGTACCAATAGAGCTAAAATCAAGCTTTGGGTAGGAGCAGAAGGCTTCCAGGGATTTTACAATCCCAATTCAACGTCATTCCAGCCAAAGACAGTTGATCCTCTAAAGGACAGGGTTACTCTTACTATAAATGAGGAGGAGTCTCTTCCTCGTGATGACAAAGGAAACCTAAAGATTCAGCTTAAGGACTATGCTACAGACCTTGCGGTATTTGACACGGAAGGCTACAGTGAATATTCTTTCGGTGTATATATGGATATGGGGCAGTTCTTAGAGATATATAAGGATTTTGTAAAACAGCTCCCTGCTGATAAGAGAAGGATAGCTGAAAAGAAGCTTAAAGAGTATGGCGGTATTAAGATAAATGCAGACAGTGTAGAGAATGTTCAGGATATTCAGGATACCATTAAGAAAATGGGCTATAAGTCAAGCAGTATGTCAGACTATACCCAACAGATTGAAAACTTCTCAAAGACCATTCAGATGGTACTGGGCGGTGTAGGAGCCATATCTATGCTTGTTGCGGCGATATCTATTGCTAATACCATGATAATGTCCATCTATGAGCGTACCAAGGAAATCGGTGTAATGAAGGTACTTGGCTGCCAAATAGTTGACATCAAAAAGCTTTTCCTTTTTGAGGCTGCCATGATGGGACTAATCGGAGGCGTGATTGGAATAACGCTTAGCTACGGAGCTTCTTACCTGTTAAATACCTTTGGCGGAGCCTTAGGCAGTGCACTTAACATGATGGGTGGCGGTGATGAAGGCGCGGGTGGAAAACTCTCTGTTATCCCACTCTGGTTGCCATTACTTGCTTCAGGTTTTGCTATTTTAATAGGTATCATATCAGGATATTATCCTGCAAGCAGGGCTACTAAGATATCTGCTATAGAGGCTATGAAGAATGAGTAA
- the citD gene encoding citrate lyase acyl carrier protein, producing the protein MEIIEKACAGTEDKSDCLITVSKGEGKVTVHLISNVLYEYGNQIVDIIHKTLERLDINDITVDVEDRGAFDYVIIARLEAAIYRGIKQTDQIPWGGLFYE; encoded by the coding sequence GTGGAAATTATTGAGAAAGCTTGCGCTGGAACAGAAGACAAAAGCGACTGTTTAATTACAGTTTCCAAAGGAGAGGGCAAGGTAACTGTTCATTTAATCTCCAATGTGTTATATGAGTATGGAAATCAAATTGTAGATATTATTCATAAGACATTAGAAAGATTAGATATTAATGATATTACGGTTGATGTTGAAGATAGGGGAGCATTTGATTATGTGATTATAGCTCGCCTTGAAGCTGCAATCTATCGCGGCATAAAGCAAACAGATCAGATTCCATGGGGAGGATTGTTTTATGAATAA
- a CDS encoding DUF4097 family beta strand repeat-containing protein, translated as MNKNEFMESLKAKLSELNPEDREDAINYYWEYFEEAGFGEESDVTKSVGNPEDVAAKIIGASAYVNETRAEDNSTETKEEVCNTHAPCNDSEDNKSSNTGNDSVETEKYSDKASDKASEGDRKAIFECTALELYKDITPDAFDSIDIDVSSLDIIIRTGDEFGIYVNCKENEPVIKKEGSRLIIRDKRKSKIFDFNFNFNIFNKSKEFVEIVIPRGKKLLEVRGETDMGKLSLFAISAGYLELEADMGSVEVVGVSTPEAKIKADMGHVAVRDSEIKRFIVESSTGAVNVNSLEAEFTDISTETGYISLEDVKSNDLRLKSETGYVKSKNVCAERITAKTDTGLVKLKKVDADYIDAGSDTGSVNLQLVGSRDDYSLDLTNDLGVIVVDGFNNGRGIFNNSFREKRGSRQVTANVDTGKINVEFLGR; from the coding sequence ATGAATAAGAATGAATTTATGGAAAGCCTGAAAGCAAAGCTCTCGGAACTTAATCCGGAGGATAGGGAGGATGCCATCAATTACTATTGGGAATATTTTGAAGAGGCAGGCTTTGGAGAGGAAAGTGACGTAACTAAAAGTGTAGGCAACCCGGAAGATGTGGCAGCGAAGATTATAGGGGCATCTGCATATGTGAATGAAACACGTGCAGAAGATAATTCAACAGAAACAAAGGAGGAGGTTTGCAATACACACGCTCCTTGTAATGACAGTGAAGATAACAAATCATCTAATACGGGAAATGATAGTGTAGAGACTGAAAAATACTCAGACAAAGCCTCAGACAAAGCCTCAGAAGGCGATAGAAAAGCCATATTTGAATGTACTGCACTTGAACTTTATAAGGATATAACGCCCGATGCCTTTGACAGCATAGATATAGACGTATCCTCCTTAGATATAATCATAAGGACGGGAGACGAGTTCGGTATATATGTTAACTGCAAAGAAAATGAGCCTGTTATCAAAAAAGAGGGAAGCAGACTGATAATAAGGGACAAGCGTAAGTCAAAAATATTTGATTTTAATTTTAACTTTAATATATTTAATAAGAGCAAGGAGTTTGTTGAAATTGTTATCCCAAGAGGAAAGAAACTTCTTGAAGTGCGTGGTGAGACAGATATGGGCAAGCTATCCCTCTTTGCTATATCAGCAGGATACCTGGAATTAGAGGCAGACATGGGCTCCGTTGAAGTGGTTGGAGTAAGCACTCCGGAAGCAAAGATAAAAGCAGATATGGGACATGTTGCTGTTAGAGACAGTGAAATAAAGAGGTTTATTGTAGAGAGTTCTACAGGAGCTGTCAATGTAAATAGCTTAGAAGCTGAGTTTACAGATATTTCGACAGAGACAGGCTATATCTCTCTGGAAGATGTAAAGAGCAATGACCTAAGGCTCAAATCCGAGACAGGCTATGTCAAGTCTAAAAATGTTTGTGCAGAAAGAATTACTGCCAAGACAGATACAGGACTGGTTAAGCTAAAAAAGGTAGATGCGGACTATATAGATGCAGGAAGTGATACAGGCAGTGTAAACCTACAGCTTGTAGGAAGCAGGGATGATTACAGTCTTGACCTTACCAATGACCTTGGTGTGATAGTTGTAGACGGCTTCAATAACGGAAGAGGAATATTTAACAACAGCTTCAGAGAAAAGAGAGGAAGCAGGCAGGTAACGGCAAATGTAGACACCGGTAAGATAAATGTAGAGTTCCTTGGAAGATAA
- a CDS encoding helix-turn-helix domain-containing protein produces the protein MGIHINLNVMMAKRNIGLSELAEKVDITNANLSILKNNKAKAIRFSTLEALCKALSCQPGDIIEYREDEENE, from the coding sequence ATGGGAATTCATATTAACTTAAATGTGATGATGGCAAAGCGTAATATAGGCCTTTCTGAGCTTGCTGAAAAGGTAGACATTACCAACGCCAATCTCTCGATACTTAAAAACAACAAGGCAAAGGCAATCCGCTTTTCTACTCTTGAGGCGCTTTGCAAGGCACTTTCCTGCCAACCGGGCGACATAATAGAATACAGGGAGGATGAAGAAAATGAATGA